The following proteins are co-located in the Streptococcus anginosus genome:
- a CDS encoding Cna B-type domain-containing protein has protein sequence MKKLWRKLAFLVRERMRARRLSKLVLALSLIVVFITTYALILPAITVSNSTSSSVIQSQEEPVSSLTDTSKTSSSSVESPVSKPSSEEDKPTTDTNAQETKPSVAPETPKEAETSVAKEAGEQTAESGNVIVKASYPENTFSEKVTLKVTPISNTTAIDNKIKEVLSEKRQTLTVAHSYDISFVNEAGTEVEPNKEVSVSMTFKNTVSDDRLHSEWKLYHFKDNDVNQVEDLTKKADTTINETQSGDVTGVEFKSDKFSTYTIAGVNYADFTSYLTDGSYTGKATYTASSKILEASLNLGFKISQTDLVKNKNYAFQLPDNVSLGSGLYENQEYTGYDKDSGKEAYKFKVVTVNGKKYMAITFLDSYVNELTPNTDSTGQLNFSASIGEKWKKENGNYEIPFTDKVKITIPSKDIDKHEEPHQEQYDIHSQKTGKVTYDGDTAYLDYTVTVWSDKGTKDTVKVSDNITANGLTLEPLDVVKVERKDYSGWYGEEGTNKQTITGYTVNKGADNKSFNVTLPKLSAKQAYTITYRYKVSNFPAGKDFAVNNKIDVETPNVPHSHTETWLNLHRNKISKSGQYNKDTNKIKWTITVNENHNDIAGAVLKDEMLAKASDVTITPNNGFEKTSDGYKFTAVQNGKNTQKYTITYTTDAGKQPENWNAGNTKVKNKVTVTDGGDSSSTETTVDTGKGKTGGLGKKFEKMESTPQANIKELTWKSIITMPGDGKLPQGTEFEDVLKGQNGTNNGEHYFTKEQLDEIHKKLETIFGKDNFELQIMESGNSNWQYVNYNQIDNNKTYKQFKFKLLKEYKSKNNVTLEYKSTINISNIVSFANTISSGGFSSEAKYKYEESGKVFKMDGNNQVWDGTANEFDKNTTQHEIQKDGTIDWVVKVKVNDDAHSVTITDTPPAGLKLTGFEYGNSIYGIDSGVFTVTDTEIKLQNQYYTGQYGADVDVQGTISNGVVTVTFTAKNGKTLKQALKDTGALYARFKFKSDADPLDENVKKTYTNKASASIDGKPSGEAEHTQNITVRPGQKLSKSGKWNNTARQLEYSLVLNPEGKDLAAGKDHYTLTDTLTYQEDLPTKLSYDLVQSSVVLKDENGHEVDKSKWSWTVEKTKDSSGLYKSVLKVKVPNFKKYTLEYKYAVSREVTSNNEAQLNVTNTAVIEGLKTGKTENKVDYKWEKIKAGGTIVSDKAYNITKVDVNNFGIILPEATFEIRENITNKVVATYKTDASGKFSITKNSKNAITGSQALEDNKLYYAIETKAPNGYELPEESKRTKYYFYFSQLDTLPSNMGAITSAEVVNLAKQSKSEYVPNTPLPKTTSIKVDKKWLTAEGVQTDRADGSITVKLIQIATKENASQGEKSEEVVLHTQIITKASNWTHTFDNLPTAGVNNQGQKVTYTYKVVEEKVEGYDTSYSTTSPMASGTITITNKKQKAYVLPKTGGPGLRLLIGMGIAVTLLSSSLLIYKSYQRYRKSEL, from the coding sequence ATGAAGAAGTTATGGAGGAAATTAGCCTTTCTTGTCAGAGAAAGGATGCGGGCTAGACGGTTGTCAAAGCTAGTCTTAGCTTTGTCTCTCATTGTAGTATTTATCACGACTTATGCCTTGATTTTACCAGCTATTACAGTTAGTAATTCAACTAGCTCATCAGTCATTCAATCTCAAGAAGAACCTGTTTCTAGTCTGACTGATACAAGCAAAACTAGCTCAAGCTCGGTGGAATCTCCTGTAAGCAAACCAAGTAGTGAGGAAGATAAACCTACTACGGATACAAATGCTCAGGAAACGAAGCCATCTGTTGCACCGGAGACTCCTAAAGAGGCTGAGACTTCCGTTGCCAAAGAAGCTGGCGAGCAAACGGCCGAGTCTGGCAATGTTATTGTGAAAGCCAGCTATCCAGAGAATACTTTTTCAGAAAAAGTGACGTTAAAGGTAACACCCATTTCAAATACGACGGCTATTGATAACAAAATCAAAGAAGTCTTGAGTGAAAAACGTCAAACTTTAACAGTGGCTCATTCATATGATATTTCCTTTGTCAATGAAGCTGGTACAGAAGTGGAACCAAACAAAGAAGTATCGGTATCCATGACCTTTAAAAATACCGTTTCAGATGACCGTTTGCATTCCGAATGGAAATTGTATCACTTCAAAGACAACGACGTAAACCAAGTAGAAGACCTAACCAAAAAGGCTGATACCACCATTAACGAAACCCAATCAGGAGATGTGACGGGTGTCGAATTTAAATCAGATAAGTTTTCGACGTATACGATTGCAGGTGTGAATTATGCTGATTTTACAAGTTATTTGACAGATGGAAGTTATACTGGGAAAGCTACTTATACCGCTTCATCAAAAATATTAGAAGCTAGTTTGAATTTGGGATTTAAAATCTCTCAAACTGATTTAGTAAAAAATAAAAATTATGCTTTCCAATTACCAGATAATGTAAGTTTAGGTTCTGGTTTATATGAAAATCAAGAATATACAGGATATGACAAAGATAGTGGAAAAGAAGCTTATAAATTTAAAGTTGTAACTGTTAATGGCAAGAAATATATGGCTATTACTTTCTTGGATAGCTATGTAAATGAACTAACTCCAAATACAGATTCTACAGGACAATTGAATTTTTCAGCTAGCATTGGTGAGAAATGGAAGAAAGAAAACGGGAATTATGAAATTCCTTTTACGGATAAAGTGAAAATTACTATCCCGTCAAAAGATATTGATAAGCATGAGGAGCCTCACCAAGAACAGTATGATATTCATAGTCAAAAGACTGGTAAAGTTACTTATGATGGAGATACTGCCTACCTTGATTATACAGTAACCGTTTGGTCTGACAAGGGAACAAAAGATACCGTTAAAGTTTCGGATAATATTACAGCAAACGGTTTGACACTTGAACCACTTGATGTTGTTAAAGTTGAGCGGAAAGACTATTCTGGTTGGTATGGTGAAGAAGGTACTAATAAACAGACGATAACAGGTTATACTGTTAATAAAGGTGCTGATAATAAGTCTTTTAATGTGACTTTGCCTAAGTTGTCTGCTAAGCAAGCCTATACCATTACTTATCGATATAAAGTCAGCAATTTCCCTGCAGGTAAGGACTTTGCTGTCAATAATAAGATTGATGTGGAAACGCCGAATGTACCGCATTCACATACAGAAACTTGGCTCAATCTTCACAGAAATAAGATTAGTAAATCTGGTCAATATAATAAAGATACGAATAAGATTAAGTGGACTATTACAGTTAATGAAAATCATAATGATATTGCTGGAGCAGTCTTAAAAGATGAAATGCTGGCTAAAGCCAGTGATGTCACCATTACACCAAATAATGGCTTTGAAAAAACAAGCGATGGCTATAAATTTACAGCTGTACAAAATGGTAAAAATACGCAGAAATACACTATTACTTATACAACGGATGCTGGGAAGCAACCAGAGAATTGGAATGCTGGAAATACCAAGGTTAAAAATAAAGTGACTGTCACAGACGGTGGTGATTCCTCATCAACTGAAACGACCGTAGATACAGGGAAAGGGAAGACAGGTGGTTTAGGCAAGAAATTTGAAAAGATGGAGTCAACTCCTCAAGCTAACATTAAAGAATTAACTTGGAAATCCATTATCACTATGCCTGGAGATGGCAAGTTGCCACAAGGAACTGAATTTGAAGATGTATTAAAAGGTCAGAATGGCACAAATAATGGAGAACATTATTTTACAAAAGAGCAATTAGATGAAATCCATAAGAAACTAGAAACGATCTTTGGTAAAGATAATTTTGAACTTCAAATAATGGAATCAGGAAATTCAAATTGGCAGTATGTCAACTACAATCAAATTGATAATAATAAAACGTATAAACAATTCAAATTCAAATTGTTAAAAGAATACAAAAGTAAAAATAATGTTACGTTAGAATATAAGTCAACAATTAACATTTCCAATATCGTTTCTTTTGCGAATACTATCTCCTCGGGAGGATTTTCTAGTGAAGCAAAATATAAATATGAAGAATCTGGCAAAGTCTTTAAAATGGATGGCAACAACCAAGTATGGGATGGCACTGCAAATGAATTTGATAAAAATACAACCCAACATGAAATTCAAAAAGATGGAACAATAGACTGGGTTGTTAAGGTTAAAGTCAACGATGATGCTCATTCAGTCACAATTACAGATACACCGCCTGCTGGTTTAAAATTGACAGGTTTTGAATATGGTAATTCTATCTATGGTATTGATAGTGGAGTATTCACAGTCACAGATACAGAGATTAAATTACAAAACCAATATTACACAGGTCAGTATGGAGCTGATGTGGATGTTCAGGGTACGATTTCAAACGGTGTTGTGACAGTTACTTTTACAGCAAAGAATGGCAAAACGCTTAAGCAGGCTTTGAAAGATACAGGCGCTCTGTATGCTCGTTTCAAGTTTAAGTCGGATGCTGATCCTTTAGATGAGAATGTCAAGAAGACTTATACAAATAAAGCTTCTGCTTCAATAGATGGTAAGCCTTCCGGTGAAGCAGAGCATACTCAAAATATTACGGTTAGACCGGGTCAAAAATTGAGTAAAAGTGGTAAGTGGAATAATACTGCTCGTCAACTTGAATATAGTTTGGTGCTTAATCCAGAAGGAAAGGATTTAGCTGCGGGTAAAGACCATTATACCCTGACGGATACCTTAACTTATCAAGAAGATCTCCCAACAAAATTAAGTTATGATCTAGTTCAATCTTCAGTAGTTTTAAAAGACGAAAATGGACATGAGGTTGATAAATCTAAATGGTCATGGACTGTTGAAAAAACAAAAGATTCTTCTGGCTTATATAAGAGTGTTTTAAAAGTGAAAGTTCCTAACTTTAAAAAATATACACTCGAATATAAATATGCTGTTTCTCGCGAAGTTACTTCAAATAATGAAGCACAACTCAATGTTACAAATACAGCTGTTATTGAAGGCCTCAAGACGGGTAAAACAGAAAATAAAGTAGATTATAAATGGGAGAAGATAAAAGCCGGCGGTACGATTGTATCGGATAAAGCCTATAATATCACTAAAGTAGACGTCAACAACTTTGGAATTATCTTACCAGAAGCAACTTTTGAAATAAGAGAAAATATTACGAATAAAGTTGTTGCAACCTATAAAACGGATGCAAGTGGCAAGTTCTCTATTACTAAAAATAGTAAAAATGCCATTACAGGTAGTCAAGCATTAGAAGATAATAAGCTATATTATGCTATTGAAACAAAAGCTCCTAATGGTTATGAACTTCCTGAGGAATCCAAGCGAACAAAATATTATTTCTATTTCTCACAATTAGATACATTGCCTTCTAATATGGGAGCCATCACAAGTGCAGAGGTTGTCAATCTTGCTAAGCAAAGTAAGAGTGAATATGTACCGAATACACCTCTTCCTAAGACCACTTCTATCAAGGTTGATAAAAAATGGCTGACAGCAGAGGGTGTTCAAACTGATCGTGCGGATGGTTCGATTACTGTTAAGCTTATTCAGATAGCTACTAAAGAAAATGCAAGCCAAGGTGAAAAGTCAGAAGAAGTGGTACTTCACACACAGATAATTACAAAAGCAAGCAATTGGACTCATACTTTTGATAATTTACCGACTGCGGGAGTCAATAACCAAGGTCAAAAAGTCACTTACACATATAAAGTGGTTGAAGAAAAAGTGGAAGGTTATGATACCAGTTATTCTACGACTTCGCCAATGGCATCAGGAACGATTACTATTACGAATAAAAAGCAAAAAGCGTATGTACTTCCAAAAACAGGTGGTCCAGGCTTGCGCTTACTAATCGGAATGGGTATTGCCGTTACTTTGCTCTCAAGTTCGCTGTTGATTTATAAATCCTATCAACGATACAGAAAAAGTGAGCTATAA
- the lepB gene encoding signal peptidase I — translation MMKEAKKFNIEDLPDVATLEQELKATKYRDRYKRTLKSTIFTLVTVSAVAILVATIWLPVLQIYGNSMTPTLKSGDVVVSVNARDLKHGDVVAFYYNNKVLVKRVIATSGEWVDVDKKGNVTVNGKKLDEPYLKEKSFGNTNIKLPYQVPDEKVFVMGDHRSVSVDSRNTAVGPVDQDQIVGKLSVRIWPLNRFGTF, via the coding sequence ATGATGAAAGAAGCAAAAAAGTTTAACATTGAAGATTTGCCCGATGTGGCGACACTTGAGCAAGAATTAAAGGCAACAAAATATCGAGACCGCTATAAAAGAACTTTAAAAAGTACAATTTTTACTCTGGTGACGGTCTCTGCTGTTGCGATTTTGGTCGCTACTATTTGGCTCCCAGTTTTGCAAATCTACGGAAATTCTATGACGCCTACTTTAAAATCAGGCGATGTCGTTGTCTCAGTCAATGCGCGTGATTTAAAGCATGGAGATGTTGTGGCATTCTACTATAACAATAAAGTTTTAGTGAAACGGGTTATTGCTACTTCTGGAGAATGGGTAGATGTGGATAAAAAAGGCAATGTCACGGTAAATGGTAAGAAATTAGATGAACCGTATTTAAAAGAAAAATCCTTTGGAAATACCAATATTAAATTACCTTATCAAGTGCCTGATGAAAAAGTTTTTGTAATGGGGGACCATCGAAGCGTTTCGGTTGATTCCCGAAATACAGCAGTTGGCCCTGTTGACCAAGACCAGATTGTAGGAAAATTAAGCGTACGAATATGGCCTTTAAATAGATTTGGAACATTTTAA
- a CDS encoding AEC family transporter: MATSFWTVLDIILKKVRIPLRRGIALIQNSGFNIGTFVIPFVIAFFPSRYMMTVLLFDTGNSIMCIRGNYLIAERIIKGKQQQSVRMIFKKIFASIPLLTYLLTLLLSLLQIQIPQLFLNIASIAGNANPLIAMLMIGVLVDFHIEKCAIRLLVKRLLQRFILMGLLAGIVYATFPISLPSRQMLVLCLLAPISTLGPVYALQLGSDRSESANLNSLSIFVSIILLTVLSMCFV, from the coding sequence TTGGCAACCTCCTTTTGGACGGTATTGGATATCATTTTGAAGAAAGTAAGAATCCCTTTACGAAGAGGGATTGCACTTATTCAAAATTCTGGCTTTAATATTGGTACCTTTGTCATTCCTTTTGTGATAGCATTCTTTCCAAGCCGATATATGATGACGGTTCTTCTCTTTGATACAGGAAATTCCATTATGTGTATTCGGGGGAATTATCTGATAGCTGAGAGGATTATCAAAGGAAAACAACAGCAGTCTGTGAGAATGATTTTCAAGAAAATCTTTGCATCTATTCCCTTGTTGACGTATTTACTGACGCTACTCTTGTCGTTGTTACAGATTCAGATCCCACAGCTCTTTCTCAATATAGCGAGTATTGCAGGTAATGCCAATCCCCTTATTGCCATGCTCATGATTGGAGTATTGGTTGATTTTCATATCGAAAAGTGTGCTATTCGCTTGTTAGTCAAACGACTTCTACAACGTTTCATTTTAATGGGGCTTCTTGCAGGAATAGTTTATGCTACCTTTCCAATTAGTCTCCCTTCAAGACAAATGCTTGTGCTTTGTTTACTGGCTCCTATATCTACTCTGGGGCCTGTCTATGCGCTCCAATTGGGATCAGACCGCTCGGAATCAGCCAACCTCAATTCCTTGAGTATTTTTGTAAGTATTATTCTGCTGACGGTTCTTAGTATGTGTTTTGTGTGA
- a CDS encoding TRZ/ATZ family protein, producing MKAFKQVNLVTCDADFHVYRNGLLVVNEDKIVYCGSEDATWEARADETVDCEGAWLMPGLVNCHTHSAMTTLRGIRDDSNLHEWLEDYIWPAESEFTPEVTTRAVKLALTEMLQTGTTTFNDMYNPNGVEIGQIHEVVERSKMRCYFSPTLFSSDMETTEETLARTRTIIEEILSYNDDRFKVMVAPHAPYSCSKDLLKGSLELARELQLKLHIHVAETQAENGMILERYGKRPLVFLKELGYLEHEGIFAHGVELNEREIAELTASKIHIAHNPISNLKLASGIAPVTDLIQAGVTVGLATDSVASNNNLDMFEESRTAALLQKMRTGDATQFTIEQALKTMTIEGAKALGMDDQIGSLEVGKQADFLIIQPKGKVHLYPEEKMLSHLIYAVKGNDVKDVYIAGEQVVKDGQVLTVELGDL from the coding sequence ATGAAAGCATTTAAACAGGTGAATTTGGTGACATGTGACGCAGATTTTCATGTCTATCGAAATGGGCTGCTGGTGGTAAACGAGGACAAGATTGTTTATTGTGGGAGTGAGGATGCCACTTGGGAAGCGCGGGCAGATGAGACGGTAGATTGTGAGGGAGCTTGGCTTATGCCGGGTCTAGTCAATTGCCATACCCACTCTGCTATGACCACCCTTCGTGGCATTCGAGATGACAGCAATCTCCATGAATGGCTAGAAGATTATATCTGGCCGGCAGAAAGCGAGTTTACACCAGAGGTCACAACAAGAGCTGTCAAGCTGGCACTTACAGAAATGCTTCAGACTGGGACGACGACTTTTAATGATATGTACAATCCCAACGGTGTTGAAATTGGGCAGATTCATGAAGTGGTGGAACGCTCTAAAATGCGTTGTTATTTTTCACCGACTTTGTTTAGCTCCGATATGGAGACGACGGAAGAAACCTTAGCGCGTACTCGGACTATTATTGAGGAAATTCTGTCCTACAACGATGACCGCTTTAAAGTAATGGTAGCACCACATGCGCCATATAGTTGCAGTAAGGATTTGCTAAAGGGAAGCTTGGAGCTGGCGCGTGAATTACAGCTGAAATTGCATATCCACGTGGCAGAAACACAAGCAGAAAATGGCATGATTTTAGAGCGTTATGGAAAACGTCCACTTGTTTTCTTGAAAGAATTAGGCTATCTGGAGCATGAGGGGATTTTTGCCCACGGTGTGGAATTAAATGAGCGAGAAATTGCAGAACTAACAGCCTCTAAGATTCATATCGCCCACAATCCCATCAGCAATCTCAAATTAGCATCTGGCATTGCTCCCGTAACAGACTTGATTCAAGCTGGCGTGACAGTCGGACTTGCAACGGACTCGGTCGCTTCCAATAATAATTTGGATATGTTTGAAGAAAGTCGTACTGCTGCTCTTTTACAAAAAATGCGCACAGGTGACGCCACTCAATTTACCATTGAGCAGGCTTTGAAAACAATGACAATTGAAGGTGCCAAAGCGCTCGGCATGGATGATCAAATCGGCAGTCTAGAAGTTGGCAAACAAGCAGATTTTTTAATCATTCAGCCAAAAGGTAAAGTACACTTGTATCCAGAAGAAAAGATGCTCTCCCACCTCATCTATGCTGTCAAGGGAAATGATGTTAAAGATGTCTATATAGCAGGTGAGCAAGTTGTAAAGGATGGGCAAGTGTTAACAGTGGAGCTCGGTGATTTGTAA
- the msrB gene encoding peptide-methionine (R)-S-oxide reductase MsrB, with the protein MAEIYLAGGCFWGLEEYFSRITGVTDTTVGYANGQVESTNYQLIHQTDHAETVQVTYDENLVSLREILLYYFRVIDPLSINKQGNDVGRQYRTGIYYTKDIDVSVINEVVKEQERQFGQKIAVEVEPLRHYVLAEDYHQDYLKKNPGGYCHINLNDAYQPLVDPGQYEKPSENALKENLSEEAYQVTQHAATERPFHNEYFATFEEGIYVDVTTGEPLFFASDKFDAGCGWPSFTRPIAKDVIKYYQDKSHGMERIEVRSRSGNAHLGHVFTDGPQEQGGLRYCINSAALRFIKKEKMEQAGYGYLLSYMK; encoded by the coding sequence ATGGCTGAAATTTATCTAGCAGGTGGCTGCTTTTGGGGCTTGGAAGAATACTTTTCCCGTATCACAGGTGTAACTGATACAACTGTCGGTTATGCCAATGGGCAGGTGGAATCTACCAATTACCAGTTGATTCATCAGACCGACCATGCTGAAACCGTTCAGGTGACTTATGATGAAAATTTGGTTAGCTTGCGAGAAATTCTGCTCTATTATTTTCGGGTGATTGATCCGCTGTCTATCAATAAGCAAGGAAATGATGTCGGACGTCAATACCGCACAGGGATTTATTATACAAAAGATATTGATGTATCAGTTATTAACGAAGTCGTGAAAGAGCAAGAGCGTCAATTCGGTCAGAAGATTGCAGTGGAAGTAGAACCGCTGCGCCATTATGTATTGGCAGAGGATTATCATCAAGATTACCTCAAGAAAAATCCTGGTGGTTATTGCCATATCAATCTTAATGACGCCTATCAGCCTTTAGTGGATCCGGGACAGTATGAGAAACCGAGTGAAAATGCTTTAAAGGAAAACTTGTCCGAGGAAGCCTATCAGGTCACTCAACATGCTGCAACCGAACGACCATTTCATAACGAATATTTTGCAACGTTTGAAGAAGGCATTTATGTGGATGTGACAACGGGAGAACCGCTTTTCTTTGCCAGTGATAAGTTTGATGCTGGTTGTGGTTGGCCGAGTTTTACAAGACCGATTGCTAAAGATGTGATCAAGTATTATCAAGATAAAAGTCACGGCATGGAGCGAATTGAAGTGCGGTCGCGTTCAGGAAATGCACACTTAGGCCACGTTTTCACAGACGGTCCACAGGAACAAGGCGGACTTCGCTATTGTATCAATTCAGCAGCACTACGCTTTATTAAAAAAGAAAAAATGGAACAAGCAGGATATGGCTACTTGCTTTCATATATGAAGTAA
- a CDS encoding dihydroorotate oxidase yields the protein MSSTQTQIAGFSFDNCLMNAAGVACMTIEELEEVKDSAAGTFVTKTATLQARAGNPEPRYQDVPLGSINSMGLPNHGLDYYLDYLLELQQTEPNRTFFLSLVGLSLEETHALLKKVQASDFKGLTELNLSCPNVPGKPQIAYDFETTEKILSEVFDYFTKPLGIKLPPYFDMAHFDQAAAIFNKFPLSFVNCVNSIGNGLYINDETVVIRPKNGFGGIGGEYIKPTALANVHAFYQRLNPSIQIIGTGGVLTGRDAFEHILCGASMVQVGTTLHKEGVGAFERITNELKAIMAEKGYESIEDFRGKLNYLD from the coding sequence ATGTCATCAACTCAAACACAAATCGCTGGTTTTTCTTTTGACAACTGCCTGATGAATGCGGCTGGAGTGGCCTGCATGACGATTGAAGAGTTAGAAGAAGTCAAAGACTCAGCTGCGGGAACCTTTGTCACCAAAACAGCTACTTTGCAAGCGCGAGCAGGAAATCCCGAACCTCGCTACCAAGATGTGCCGCTTGGCTCAATCAATTCAATGGGGCTGCCCAATCATGGACTGGACTATTATTTGGATTACTTGTTAGAATTACAACAGACAGAACCAAACCGAACCTTCTTTTTGTCGTTGGTAGGTCTGTCGCTAGAAGAAACCCATGCTCTTTTGAAAAAGGTGCAAGCTAGTGATTTTAAAGGCTTGACCGAGCTCAATCTATCTTGTCCCAATGTTCCCGGCAAACCACAAATCGCTTATGATTTTGAGACGACGGAAAAGATCTTGAGTGAAGTGTTTGACTATTTCACCAAGCCATTGGGCATTAAATTACCACCATATTTTGATATGGCACATTTTGATCAAGCGGCAGCTATTTTTAACAAATTTCCTCTTTCTTTTGTCAACTGTGTCAATTCAATTGGTAACGGGCTGTATATTAACGATGAAACAGTTGTCATTCGTCCGAAAAATGGCTTTGGCGGAATTGGTGGTGAGTACATTAAACCAACTGCACTTGCTAATGTTCATGCTTTTTATCAACGACTTAATCCTTCGATTCAAATCATCGGTACGGGCGGTGTATTGACAGGGCGGGACGCTTTTGAGCACATTCTTTGCGGAGCCAGTATGGTGCAAGTTGGAACAACGCTGCATAAAGAAGGTGTAGGGGCTTTTGAGCGCATTACAAATGAGCTGAAAGCGATTATGGCAGAAAAAGGCTATGAAAGCATAGAAGATTTTCGTGGGAAGTTGAACTATCTGGATTAA
- the gdhA gene encoding NADP-specific glutamate dehydrogenase, translated as MTTAKEYIQSTFEAVKARNAHEAEFLQAVEEFLNTLEPVFEKHPEYIEENILARITEPERVISFRVPWVDRDGKVQVNRGYRVQFNSAVGPYKGGLRFHPTVNQGILKFLGFEQIFKNVLTGLPIGGGKGGSDFDPKGKTDAEVMRFCQSFMTELQKYIGPSLDVPAGDIGVGGREIGYLYGQYKRLRQFDAGVLTGKPLGFGGSLIRPEATGYGLVYYTQEMLKANGESFDEKTVVVSGAGNVAQYAVQKATALGAKVISVSDSNGYIIDKDGVDFDLLVDVKVKRRARLTEYAAERASATYHEGSVWTYDGAFDIALPCATQNEINDEAAKRLVAQGVFCVSEGANMPSNLDAIAIYKENGLLYGPAKAANAGGVAVSALEMSQNSLRLSWTREEVDTRLKDIMTNIFNTAKTTAENYNLGKDYLAGANIAAFENIANAMIAQGIV; from the coding sequence ATGACAACTGCTAAAGAATATATCCAAAGCACTTTTGAAGCTGTGAAAGCTCGCAATGCTCACGAAGCAGAATTTCTGCAAGCGGTGGAAGAATTTTTAAACACACTTGAGCCCGTTTTTGAAAAACATCCTGAATACATTGAAGAAAACATTTTGGCACGCATTACCGAGCCAGAACGTGTGATTAGTTTCCGTGTTCCTTGGGTTGATCGCGACGGCAAAGTTCAAGTCAATCGCGGTTACCGCGTGCAATTTAATTCCGCAGTTGGACCATATAAGGGCGGTCTTCGTTTCCACCCAACGGTTAATCAAGGGATTTTGAAATTTCTCGGATTTGAACAAATCTTTAAAAATGTTTTGACTGGACTACCAATCGGTGGTGGTAAAGGTGGGTCTGACTTTGATCCGAAAGGCAAGACAGACGCTGAAGTCATGCGTTTCTGCCAAAGTTTCATGACAGAATTGCAAAAATACATCGGTCCTTCTCTGGACGTTCCTGCTGGTGACATTGGTGTCGGTGGACGCGAGATTGGCTATCTTTACGGACAATACAAACGCCTACGCCAATTTGATGCTGGTGTCTTGACTGGTAAACCACTTGGATTTGGAGGTTCTCTAATCCGCCCAGAAGCAACTGGTTATGGTCTTGTTTACTATACGCAAGAAATGCTCAAAGCAAACGGTGAAAGTTTTGACGAAAAGACCGTTGTCGTATCCGGTGCTGGAAATGTAGCTCAATATGCTGTGCAAAAAGCAACTGCCCTCGGTGCCAAAGTCATTTCTGTGTCTGATTCAAATGGCTATATCATTGACAAGGACGGAGTTGACTTTGATCTTCTGGTAGACGTGAAAGTAAAACGCCGTGCTCGCCTGACAGAATACGCTGCTGAAAGAGCAAGTGCTACTTATCACGAAGGCTCTGTCTGGACTTACGACGGTGCATTCGACATTGCCCTGCCATGTGCTACTCAAAATGAAATCAACGATGAAGCAGCAAAACGCTTGGTTGCGCAAGGCGTATTCTGTGTATCAGAAGGTGCTAACATGCCAAGTAATCTTGACGCCATTGCCATTTACAAAGAAAATGGTCTCCTTTATGGCCCTGCTAAGGCTGCCAACGCCGGTGGGGTGGCTGTATCTGCTCTGGAAATGAGTCAAAATAGTCTCCGCCTCTCATGGACGCGTGAAGAAGTAGACACTCGTCTGAAAGACATTATGACCAACATCTTCAACACTGCTAAGACAACTGCTGAAAACTACAATCTTGGCAAAGACTATCTAGCAGGAGCAAACATCGCTGCTTTTGAAAATATCGCCAACGCTATGATTGCCCAAGGAATTGTTTAA